Proteins from a genomic interval of Streptomyces fodineus:
- the rpsA gene encoding 30S ribosomal protein S1, protein MTSSTETTATTPQVAVNDIGNEEAFLAAIDETIKYFNDGDIVDGVIVKVDRDEVLLDIGYKTEGVIPSRELSIKHDVDPNEVVAVGDEIEALVLQKEDKEGRLILSKKRAQYERAWGTIEKIKEEDGIVTGTVIEVVKGGLILDIGLRGFLPASLVEMRRVRDLQPYVGKELEAKIIELDKNRNNVVLSRRAWLEQTQSEVRQTFLTTLQKGQVRSGVVSSIVNFGAFVDLGGVDGLVHVSELSWKHIDHPSEVVEVGQEVTVEVLDVDMDRERVSLSLKATQEDPWQQFARTHQIGQVVPGKVTKLVPFGAFVRVDEGIEGLVHISELAERHVEIPEQVVQVNDEIFVKVIDIDLERRRISLSLKQANESFGADPASVEFDPTLYGMAASYDDQGNYIYPEGFDPETNDWLPGYEKQREEWERQYAEAQARFEQHQQQVIKSREADAAAAAEGGEAAAPAATGGSYSSEGADTSGALASDEALAALREKLAGGQS, encoded by the coding sequence ATGACGAGCAGCACCGAGACCACCGCCACCACCCCGCAGGTAGCGGTCAACGACATCGGTAACGAGGAAGCATTCCTCGCAGCGATCGACGAGACGATCAAGTACTTCAACGACGGCGACATCGTCGACGGCGTCATCGTGAAGGTCGACCGGGACGAGGTCCTGCTCGACATCGGTTACAAGACCGAAGGTGTCATCCCGAGCCGCGAGCTCTCGATCAAGCACGACGTCGACCCGAACGAGGTCGTGGCCGTCGGCGACGAGATCGAGGCCCTGGTCCTCCAGAAGGAGGACAAGGAAGGCCGCCTGATCCTCTCGAAGAAGCGCGCCCAGTACGAGCGTGCCTGGGGCACCATCGAGAAGATCAAGGAAGAGGACGGCATCGTTACCGGTACCGTCATCGAGGTCGTCAAGGGTGGTCTCATCCTTGACATCGGCCTCCGTGGCTTCCTCCCGGCCTCCCTGGTCGAGATGCGCCGCGTTCGCGACCTCCAGCCGTACGTCGGCAAGGAGCTCGAGGCCAAGATCATCGAGCTGGACAAGAACCGCAACAACGTGGTCCTGTCCCGCCGTGCCTGGCTGGAGCAGACCCAGTCCGAGGTCCGCCAGACGTTCCTCACGACCCTCCAGAAGGGTCAGGTCCGTTCCGGCGTCGTCTCCTCGATCGTCAACTTCGGTGCCTTCGTGGACCTGGGTGGCGTCGACGGTCTGGTCCACGTCTCCGAGCTGTCCTGGAAGCACATCGACCACCCGTCCGAGGTTGTCGAGGTCGGCCAGGAGGTCACCGTCGAGGTTCTCGACGTCGACATGGACCGCGAGCGCGTCTCCCTGTCGCTGAAGGCGACCCAGGAAGACCCGTGGCAGCAGTTCGCCCGCACCCACCAGATCGGCCAGGTCGTGCCCGGTAAGGTCACGAAGCTGGTTCCGTTCGGTGCGTTCGTCCGCGTGGACGAGGGCATCGAGGGTCTGGTCCACATCTCCGAGCTGGCCGAGCGTCACGTGGAGATCCCGGAGCAGGTCGTCCAGGTCAACGACGAGATCTTCGTCAAGGTCATCGACATCGACCTCGAGCGCCGCCGCATCAGCCTCTCGCTGAAGCAGGCCAACGAGTCCTTCGGTGCCGACCCGGCCTCGGTCGAGTTCGACCCGACCCTGTACGGCATGGCCGCGTCCTACGACGACCAGGGCAACTACATCTACCCCGAGGGCTTCGACCCGGAGACCAACGACTGGCTGCCGGGCTACGAGAAGCAGCGCGAGGAGTGGGAGCGCCAGTACGCCGAGGCGCAGGCCCGCTTCGAGCAGCACCAGCAGCAGGTCATCAAGTCCCGCGAGGCCGACGCGGCTGCTGCCGCCGAGGGTGGCGAGGCTGCGGCTCCGGCCGCGACCGGCGGTTCGTACTCCTCCGAGGGCGCGGACACCTCCGGTGCGCTGGCCTCGGACGAGGCGCTGGCCGCGCTGCGCGAGAAGCTGGCCGGTGGCCAGAGCTGA
- a CDS encoding PAC2 family protein, protein MLDPQGLYAWEPKGLAVVDMALAQESAGLVMLYHFDGYIDAGETGDQIVERLLDALPHQLVARFDHDRLVDYRARRPLLTFKRDRWTDYEVPAIEVRLVQDTTGAPFLLLSGPEPDVEWERFAAAVQQIVERLGVRLSVNFHGIPMGVPHTRPVGLTPHGNRTDLVPGHRSPFEEAQVPGSAESLVEYRLLEAGHDVLGVAAHVPHYIARSAYPDAALTVLEAITAATGLVLPGIAHSLRTDAHRTQTEIDRQIQEGDEELTALVQGLEHQYDAAAGAETRGNMLAEPVEIPSADEIGREFERFLAEREGDS, encoded by the coding sequence GTGCTTGATCCGCAGGGTTTGTACGCATGGGAGCCGAAGGGCCTCGCCGTTGTCGACATGGCGCTTGCCCAGGAGTCGGCCGGTCTTGTCATGCTCTACCACTTCGACGGATACATCGACGCGGGCGAGACCGGGGACCAGATCGTCGAGCGGCTGCTCGACGCACTGCCCCACCAGCTCGTCGCGCGTTTCGACCACGACCGGCTCGTGGACTACCGGGCCCGCCGGCCCCTGCTGACCTTCAAGCGGGACCGCTGGACCGACTACGAGGTCCCGGCCATCGAGGTCCGGCTCGTCCAGGACACCACGGGCGCCCCCTTCCTGCTGCTGTCCGGGCCGGAGCCGGACGTGGAGTGGGAGCGGTTCGCGGCGGCCGTACAGCAGATCGTGGAGCGGCTCGGGGTCCGTCTGTCCGTGAACTTCCACGGCATCCCCATGGGCGTCCCGCACACCCGCCCGGTCGGTCTCACCCCGCACGGCAACCGCACCGACCTGGTCCCGGGCCACCGCAGCCCCTTCGAGGAGGCCCAGGTGCCGGGCAGCGCCGAATCGCTGGTGGAGTACCGCCTGCTGGAGGCAGGGCACGACGTCCTGGGCGTCGCCGCGCACGTGCCGCACTACATCGCCCGCTCGGCGTACCCGGACGCCGCCCTGACCGTCCTGGAGGCCATCACGGCCGCCACCGGGCTGGTCCTGCCGGGCATCGCGCACTCGCTGCGCACGGACGCGCACCGCACCCAGACGGAGATCGACCGGCAGATCCAGGAGGGCGACGAGGAGCTCACCGCGCTCGTCCAGGGCCTTGAGCACCAGTACGACGCCGCCGCGGGCGCCGAGACCCGGGGCAACATGCTCGCCGAGCCGGTGGAGATCCCGTCGGCGGACGAGATCGGGCGCGAGTTCGAGCGGTTCCTGGCGGAGCGGGAGGGCGACAGCTGA
- the coaE gene encoding dephospho-CoA kinase, which yields MLKVGLTGGIGAGKSEVSRLLVEHGAVLIDADRIAREVVAPGTPGLAAVVEAFGEDILTADGGLDRPRLGSIVFADPEKLAVLNSIVHPLVGARSRALEEAAADDAVVIHDVPLLTENGLAPLYDLVIVVDASPETQLDRLVRLRGMTEEDARARMAAQATREQRRKIADIVIDNDVPLDALHKRVAEVWEDLIRRARAGSAE from the coding sequence ATGCTGAAAGTGGGCCTGACCGGCGGCATCGGCGCCGGCAAGAGCGAGGTGTCACGGCTGCTCGTGGAGCACGGGGCCGTGCTGATCGACGCGGACCGCATCGCGCGCGAGGTCGTGGCGCCCGGCACCCCCGGACTCGCCGCCGTGGTCGAGGCCTTCGGCGAGGACATCCTCACCGCGGACGGCGGCCTGGACCGGCCCAGACTGGGCTCGATCGTCTTCGCCGACCCCGAGAAGCTCGCCGTCCTCAACTCGATCGTGCACCCTCTGGTGGGCGCCCGCTCCCGCGCGCTGGAGGAGGCCGCGGCCGACGACGCCGTCGTGATCCACGACGTCCCCCTCCTCACGGAGAACGGTCTCGCCCCGCTCTACGACCTCGTGATCGTCGTCGACGCGAGCCCCGAGACCCAGCTCGACCGGCTGGTCCGGCTGCGCGGGATGACCGAGGAGGACGCACGCGCGCGTATGGCCGCGCAGGCCACCCGCGAGCAGCGCCGGAAGATCGCGGACATCGTGATCGACAACGACGTACCCCTGGACGCCCTGCACAAGCGCGTCGCCGAGGTGTGGGAGGACCTCATACGGCGGGCTCGCGCGGGTTCCGCGGAATAG
- a CDS encoding tetratricopeptide repeat protein, whose translation MPETSGSAGRSPETHVIDFRAAEHLLNSRDPRGAVKLLDGVIAAYPENTAARLLRARAFFAAAQLRPAELEFTIVLEREPDNAFAHFALARTYERQGRPEQAKRHFRLAAALDPNPEYLKSARFDD comes from the coding sequence GTGCCCGAGACCAGCGGTTCCGCCGGACGCAGTCCGGAAACGCATGTCATCGACTTCCGTGCAGCCGAGCATCTGCTCAACTCACGGGATCCGCGGGGCGCGGTGAAGCTGCTCGACGGAGTCATCGCCGCATACCCGGAGAACACCGCGGCCCGGCTGCTCCGCGCGCGTGCGTTCTTCGCCGCGGCGCAACTGCGGCCCGCCGAGCTGGAGTTCACCATCGTGCTGGAGCGCGAGCCGGACAACGCCTTCGCGCACTTCGCACTGGCCCGCACCTATGAACGCCAGGGCCGCCCCGAGCAGGCCAAGCGCCACTTCCGGCTCGCGGCCGCACTGGATCCCAACCCGGAGTATCTGAAGTCGGCACGCTTCGACGACTGA
- a CDS encoding DUF6343 family protein — protein sequence MRTGSEPATARSALRARFWLCVWGLVWAVFGTVAFALAGRPGWAAACGVLWLVVTLDMTVVLRHIRQGPHYQPGRDIPPYQPPDDGPPFRRPPRHRHP from the coding sequence ATGCGTACGGGCAGTGAACCGGCGACCGCGCGCAGTGCTCTGCGGGCGCGGTTCTGGCTGTGCGTGTGGGGGCTGGTCTGGGCGGTCTTCGGCACGGTGGCGTTCGCGCTCGCCGGGCGCCCCGGCTGGGCTGCGGCCTGCGGGGTGCTGTGGCTGGTGGTCACCCTCGACATGACCGTGGTTCTCCGGCACATCCGGCAGGGCCCGCACTATCAGCCGGGCCGTGACATACCGCCGTACCAGCCGCCGGACGACGGACCGCCGTTCCGGCGGCCACCGAGGCATCGGCATCCATGA
- a CDS encoding acyltransferase domain-containing protein: MLPDADDLPELLLDLAVPHEDINELVTRRSRLTGDPGALRLLEECVEELFRDPEDTGRTPDLARHFDAAPAELSGIFGVYVFVAALPRTLARHRERGIPPEISRRTLADLGRQMAVHRRRHGSTGVHARRWLVRHFRGELFQLGRLQFERAHLGQRTAPVLAAAGVAAVPGTPCLNLHIPDFHGPLTPSACDRSLAWAREFFAVHFPEERPVAALCHSWLLDPQLKRYLPADSNIVRFQERFRTVRKDIEPSDTDPVQFVFGDPDLPVAGLPRRTAVERAVGDHLRAGGHWYIGRGWFPFPTGPASAA, translated from the coding sequence TTGCTGCCGGACGCCGACGACCTGCCCGAACTGCTCCTCGACCTGGCCGTGCCGCACGAGGACATCAACGAACTCGTGACCCGGCGCTCCCGGCTCACCGGTGACCCGGGAGCGCTGAGACTCCTGGAGGAGTGCGTCGAGGAACTGTTCCGCGACCCGGAGGACACCGGCCGCACACCCGACCTCGCCAGGCACTTCGATGCGGCGCCGGCCGAGCTGTCCGGCATCTTCGGCGTGTACGTCTTCGTCGCCGCCCTCCCGCGCACCCTCGCCCGGCACCGGGAACGCGGCATCCCGCCCGAGATCTCCCGGCGCACCCTGGCCGACCTGGGCCGTCAGATGGCGGTGCACCGCAGACGGCACGGCTCGACCGGCGTGCACGCGCGGCGCTGGCTCGTGCGGCACTTCCGGGGTGAGCTGTTCCAGCTGGGCCGGCTGCAGTTCGAGCGGGCGCACCTCGGGCAGCGCACGGCGCCGGTGCTCGCGGCGGCCGGAGTGGCGGCGGTCCCCGGCACGCCCTGCCTGAACCTGCACATACCCGACTTCCACGGCCCGCTGACCCCGTCCGCCTGTGACCGCTCCCTGGCGTGGGCGCGCGAGTTCTTCGCCGTGCACTTCCCCGAGGAGCGGCCGGTGGCGGCGCTGTGCCACTCCTGGCTGCTCGACCCGCAGTTGAAGCGGTACCTGCCCGCCGACTCCAACATCGTCCGCTTCCAGGAGCGGTTCCGCACCGTCCGGAAGGACATCGAGCCGTCCGACACCGACCCCGTCCAGTTCGTCTTCGGCGATCCCGATCTGCCGGTCGCGGGGCTGCCGCGTCGCACAGCCGTGGAACGGGCCGTGGGGGACCATCTGCGGGCGGGCGGACACTGGTACATCGGGCGCGGCTGGTTCCCGTTCCCGACCGGACCGGCTTCCGCCGCATAG